Proteins encoded by one window of Panicum virgatum strain AP13 chromosome 7N, P.virgatum_v5, whole genome shotgun sequence:
- the LOC120683292 gene encoding uncharacterized protein LOC120683292, with amino-acid sequence MFTDGMSRLAVAVSVTVALSLAIFLTILVLLIADLFCAHLRRRRLRAEASPSKLGPLALSPARTEDGSVATTTAAREALSSTPPFYYAHGVLHAPHTKDLLLAIPKLESAVWRWSPARRSTPSRSGSSTGSSARGDGFMCISNPVYDRGGAQGQAAPGGGDSPPFETPGASPSPFGITEEEEEEDGEEGGFSPPLPAMRKLPPLGVVAYPPPALSFADARPALTVTDTNRASSSSSNLTAHFFSSWSSK; translated from the coding sequence ATGTTCACCGACGGCATGTCGAGGCTGGCCGTGGCTGTCAGCGTGACGGTGGCGCTCAGCCTGGCCATCTTCCTCACCATCCTGGTGCTCCTCATCGCCGACCTCTTCTGCGcccacctccggcggcggcgtctccgCGCCGAGGCGTCCCCGTCGAAACTCGGCCCGCTTGCGCTGTCCCCCGCGCGCACCGAGGACGGGTCGGTGGCGAccaccacggcggcgcgcgaggcGCTCTCCAGCACGCCGCCGTTCTACTACGCGCACGGCGTGCTCCACGCGCCCCACACCAAggacctcctcctcgccatccCCAAGCTGGAGTCCGCGGTGTGGCGGTGgtcgcccgcgcgccgctcgaCGCCGTCGCGGTCGGGCTCGTCCACGGGCTCCTCGGCGCGCGGCGACGGGTTCATGTGCATCTCCAACCCGGTGTACGACcggggcggcgcgcagggccAGGCCGCGCCGGGCGGCGGGGACTCGCCGCCGTTCGAGACGCCgggcgcgtcgccgtcgccgttcgggatcacggaggaggaggaggaggaggacggagagGAAGGCGGgttctcgccgccgctgccggcgatgCGGAAGCTGCCTCCACTGGGCGTCGTGGCGTATCCCCCACCCGCGCTGAGCTTCGCCGATGCCAGGCCGGCGCTGACGGTGACCGACACCAAccgggcctcctcctcgtcgtccaaTCTCACCGCCCACTTCTTCTCTTCATGGTCATCGAAGTAA